A region from the Candidatus Magasanikbacteria bacterium genome encodes:
- the gpmI gene encoding 2,3-bisphosphoglycerate-independent phosphoglycerate mutase → MADRPKPVVLAVLDGWGVAPDHKGNAITQGKTPSFDKFIKEYPVMTISASSSEVGLSYGEMGNSEVGHLNIGAGRVYYQTFPRINKSIEEGDFFENEAFLKVAEQVKNNKSSLHLIGLVSPGNVHAADKHCYALLEFAKKQKIKKVFVHVIMDGRDALYNAGIQFVQELQTKMKEIGVGKIASLSGRYFALDRDSRWDRVEKAYRAMVEGVAENYTTDPLKTIQEFYDKEIFDEEFPPTVIGKEGKPETTIKSEDGVIFFNFRPDRARQLTQSFVLPGFDKFEREYIKGLSFTTMTEYEKELPVDVAFPPDIVRNCLAEVVSRAGLKQFHIAETEKYAHITFFLNGTVEDPFENEDREIVPSPKVASYDKAPEMSAPEITKKVIKAIESDKYDVIFMNFANADMVSHTGDLGATKLAVEIVDKGLGQIAEYVLAKDGVMLITADHGNAEEVVNLQTGDKVKEHSTNPVPFIIIGNNYKGQAGPAGDPPEGDLSLMTSVGMLADVAPTVLKILEIEQPPEMTGQSLLP, encoded by the coding sequence ATGGCAGATAGACCAAAGCCAGTTGTGTTGGCTGTATTAGATGGTTGGGGTGTTGCCCCAGATCACAAAGGAAACGCAATTACACAAGGAAAAACACCAAGTTTTGACAAATTTATAAAAGAGTACCCAGTGATGACTATTTCGGCATCTAGTTCAGAGGTCGGTCTTTCTTATGGGGAAATGGGAAATTCAGAAGTTGGGCATTTGAATATTGGGGCTGGAAGAGTTTATTACCAAACTTTTCCAAGAATAAACAAGAGTATTGAAGAGGGTGATTTTTTTGAAAATGAAGCTTTTTTAAAAGTTGCTGAGCAGGTAAAAAATAATAAGTCATCACTTCATTTGATAGGTTTGGTAAGTCCTGGAAATGTGCATGCAGCAGACAAACATTGTTATGCTCTCTTGGAGTTTGCAAAAAAACAAAAAATCAAAAAAGTTTTTGTGCATGTAATTATGGATGGTCGCGATGCGTTGTATAATGCTGGAATTCAATTTGTACAAGAACTTCAAACAAAAATGAAAGAAATTGGTGTTGGAAAAATTGCGTCTTTGTCTGGAAGATATTTTGCATTGGATAGGGACAGTAGATGGGATAGAGTAGAAAAAGCATATAGAGCAATGGTAGAAGGTGTCGCTGAAAATTATACAACAGACCCTTTAAAAACAATTCAGGAGTTTTATGATAAAGAAATTTTTGATGAAGAATTTCCACCAACTGTAATTGGAAAAGAGGGAAAACCAGAAACCACAATAAAAAGTGAAGATGGTGTAATATTCTTTAATTTTAGACCAGATAGAGCACGGCAGCTTACTCAATCTTTTGTCTTGCCTGGATTTGATAAATTTGAAAGAGAATATATAAAAGGTTTATCTTTTACGACCATGACTGAATATGAAAAAGAACTTCCTGTTGATGTTGCTTTTCCACCAGATATTGTAAGAAATTGCTTGGCAGAAGTTGTGAGCAGAGCTGGTTTGAAACAATTTCATATAGCAGAAACAGAAAAATATGCGCATATTACTTTTTTCTTGAATGGAACTGTTGAGGATCCATTTGAAAATGAAGATAGAGAAATAGTACCGTCGCCAAAAGTAGCTTCGTATGACAAAGCTCCAGAAATGTCTGCTCCAGAAATCACAAAAAAAGTTATAAAAGCAATTGAGTCAGATAAATACGATGTAATATTTATGAATTTTGCCAATGCGGACATGGTAAGCCATACGGGGGACTTAGGAGCTACAAAACTTGCAGTAGAAATAGTAGATAAAGGGCTTGGGCAAATAGCAGAGTATGTACTTGCAAAAGACGGCGTAATGCTCATTACAGCCGACCATGGAAACGCTGAAGAGGTGGTAAATTTGCAGACTGGCGATAAAGTAAAAGAACATAGTACAAATCCTGTACCATTTATAATTATTGGTAATAATTATAAAGGACAGGCTGGTCCAGCAGGAGATCCGCCAGAAGGAGATTTGAGTCTTATGACTTCAGTTGGCATGCTTGCAGATGTAGCACCAACAGTTTTGAAGATTTTAGAAATAGAGCAACCACCGGAGATGACAGGCCAGTCACTATTACCTTGA
- the gap gene encoding type I glyceraldehyde-3-phosphate dehydrogenase yields the protein MIKVAINGFGRIGRHTFKVALKNSEMEVVAINDLTDPKTLAHLFKYDTAYPEFVGEVGFDEENLIVDGKKVRVFAEKEPEKLPWGKMEIDVVVESTGVFRTGEEAGRHIKAGAKRVVISAPAKSEEVSTYLRGVNDEEYDGKEIINNASCTTNCAAPVIRVLNDIFGVEKAFLTTVHSYTSDQRLQDAPHKDLRRARAAAMNIVPTTTGAAIATTKVIPELEGKFDGISIRVPTLSVSLTDFVAVLKKDTTVEEINEAFIDASKGYLKDVLAVSNEPLVSSDYIGNPYSAIVDLEFTKVVGGNLVKVLAWYDNEWGYANRLVEMVERVGKKI from the coding sequence ATGATAAAAGTAGCAATAAACGGCTTTGGTAGAATTGGCCGACACACATTTAAAGTGGCTCTTAAGAATTCTGAGATGGAAGTGGTTGCAATAAATGACCTAACAGATCCAAAAACTTTGGCTCATCTTTTTAAGTACGACACAGCTTATCCAGAATTTGTAGGTGAGGTAGGCTTTGACGAGGAAAATTTGATTGTAGATGGAAAAAAGGTGAGAGTTTTTGCAGAGAAAGAACCAGAAAAATTACCTTGGGGAAAAATGGAAATAGATGTGGTAGTAGAATCAACAGGAGTTTTTAGAACTGGCGAAGAAGCTGGAAGACATATAAAAGCTGGAGCAAAAAGAGTAGTTATTTCTGCGCCTGCAAAAAGTGAAGAGGTTTCAACATATTTGCGTGGAGTAAACGACGAAGAATATGATGGAAAAGAAATAATTAATAATGCCTCTTGTACTACAAACTGTGCTGCGCCTGTAATTCGTGTACTAAATGATATTTTTGGAGTAGAAAAAGCATTTTTGACAACGGTTCACTCTTATACTTCAGATCAGCGTTTGCAAGACGCACCACACAAAGATTTGCGTAGAGCTAGGGCTGCGGCTATGAATATTGTTCCAACTACAACTGGAGCAGCTATTGCAACTACAAAAGTAATTCCAGAGTTGGAGGGTAAATTTGATGGAATTTCAATCCGTGTCCCAACTCTTTCTGTGTCACTTACAGATTTTGTGGCAGTTTTGAAAAAGGACACAACGGTAGAAGAAATAAATGAAGCATTTATCGATGCTTCAAAAGGCTATTTAAAAGATGTTTTAGCAGTATCAAATGAACCATTAGTTTCTAGTGATTACATTGGAAATCCATATTCAGCAATTGTAGATTTGGAATTTACAAAAGTTGTGGGTGGAAATTTGGTAAAAGTTTTGGCTTGGTATGACAATGAGTGGGGTTATGCAAACAGACTTGTAGAAATGGTTGAGCGAGTTGGAAAAAAGATATAA
- a CDS encoding phosphoglycerate kinase, giving the protein MRFIKEVESIDGKRVLVRVDFNLPIKNKKIVDNSRILASLPTIKYLSENGAKVIIISHLGRPEGKIDENLRLDGVAEEFSGLFGKKIKKFLDYFGEEVKTGIDEMQNGEVVMLENIRFSPDEKDNKGTLAKDLASLADVFVLDAFSVTHRADASVVGIAEFIPSYAGFLIEKELKNLNKVLENPEKPFVVVLGGAKVETKLHLIEGLSNLADLFLVGGAIANSFLKKKGFGVGNSLEVGFENEKIMSLLEEKTIILPVDVVVGKKDGTDFRVVKIEENPHNICLESEGIFDIGPETIKIFANKMQNVKIILWNGAMGYFEQKPYNEGTDKLVKIIVKNSKKGAFSIVGGGETIESIKKLSFEKEIDFISMGGGAMLEYLSGKSLPGLKALQ; this is encoded by the coding sequence ATGCGTTTTATAAAAGAAGTAGAGAGTATTGATGGAAAGAGGGTTTTGGTTCGTGTAGATTTCAATTTACCTATTAAAAATAAGAAAATTGTGGATAATTCTAGGATTTTAGCGTCTTTACCAACTATAAAATATTTAAGTGAAAACGGTGCAAAAGTGATAATAATTAGTCATTTGGGGCGACCAGAAGGAAAAATCGATGAAAATTTGCGTTTAGATGGTGTTGCTGAGGAATTTTCAGGTTTATTTGGAAAAAAAATAAAGAAATTTTTAGATTATTTTGGAGAAGAGGTAAAAACAGGAATTGACGAAATGCAAAACGGGGAAGTGGTAATGCTAGAAAATATAAGATTTTCACCAGACGAAAAAGATAATAAAGGAACTTTGGCAAAAGATTTGGCAAGTTTGGCGGATGTTTTTGTTTTGGATGCTTTTTCTGTTACTCATAGAGCAGATGCTTCTGTAGTTGGAATTGCAGAATTTATTCCAAGTTATGCTGGATTTTTGATTGAAAAAGAATTGAAAAATTTAAATAAAGTTTTAGAAAATCCAGAAAAACCATTTGTGGTAGTTTTGGGTGGTGCAAAAGTTGAAACAAAATTACATTTGATAGAAGGTTTGTCCAATTTGGCAGATTTGTTTTTGGTTGGTGGTGCGATTGCAAATAGTTTTTTAAAGAAAAAAGGTTTTGGGGTTGGAAATTCTTTGGAAGTAGGTTTTGAAAATGAAAAAATAATGAGTCTACTTGAAGAAAAAACAATAATTTTACCTGTTGATGTTGTTGTTGGAAAAAAAGATGGAACAGATTTTAGAGTGGTAAAAATAGAAGAAAATCCACATAATATTTGTTTGGAATCTGAAGGAATATTTGATATAGGACCAGAAACAATAAAAATATTTGCAAATAAAATGCAAAATGTAAAAATAATTTTGTGGAATGGTGCTATGGGTTATTTTGAACAAAAACCTTATAATGAAGGTACAGATAAATTGGTAAAAATAATTGTAAAAAACTCAAAAAAAGGAGCTTTTAGTATTGTTGGTGGTGGAGAAACTATAGAAAGTATAAAAAAATTAAGTTTTGAAAAAGAAATTGATTTTATTTCTATGGGCGGTGGCGCAATGTTGGAATATCTGTCTGGAAAAAGTTTACCAGGTTTGAAAGCACTTCAATAG
- the gpmI gene encoding 2,3-bisphosphoglycerate-independent phosphoglycerate mutase, with product MSKIKDKKLTVLVILDGFGLTGFKNIGNAITPKTAPNIFKYIKKYPSTELKASGVSVGLRSGQKGNSEAGHFNIGAGRIVEQDLMIISKAIKDGTFFKNLAFKQALFHAKKYNSTVHIFGLLTNGHSAHACPDHLYELLNFFRREEYKKISLHLFTDGRDAPPNSAIKYLKKLKKYLKNGEKIASISGRFYSMDRNKVWERTEKTYNLIVSGEAKYTAVSAEEAINKAYKRGETDEFIHPTVLINKKRKPISKIKDNDVVYFYNARSDRARQLTKAFVQKDFIKHNKGAFKRKNKPKNIRFVAMTDFGPDLEGVLTAFPSPDIKMPLAKAIGEEYKQLYISETEKYAHITYFINGGYAGAVNGEDREMIRSGCHYSYSEKPQMHCKNLTSIILDYIKKDKYNFICVNYPNADIVAHTGNFKSAKKALGFLDKQIKRLVKGVLKKNGQVLIIADHGNAEEMIYKKTKGVRTEHTTNPVPCIFIKKKVKDIELKTGGKLADVAPTLLKIMDIKKPKEMTGKSLI from the coding sequence ATGTCAAAAATTAAAGATAAAAAACTTACGGTTTTGGTTATTTTGGATGGGTTTGGTTTGACTGGGTTTAAGAATATTGGAAATGCTATTACACCAAAAACTGCTCCAAATATTTTTAAGTATATAAAAAAATATCCAAGTACAGAATTGAAAGCATCTGGTGTAAGTGTTGGTTTGCGTTCTGGTCAAAAAGGAAATTCCGAAGCAGGACACTTTAATATAGGCGCAGGAAGAATTGTTGAGCAGGATTTAATGATAATATCAAAAGCAATAAAAGATGGTACTTTTTTCAAAAATTTAGCTTTCAAGCAGGCACTTTTTCACGCAAAAAAATATAATTCTACTGTGCATATTTTTGGACTTTTAACCAATGGACATTCTGCACACGCTTGCCCAGATCATTTATACGAGCTTTTAAATTTTTTTAGAAGAGAAGAGTATAAAAAAATCTCATTACACTTATTTACAGATGGTAGAGATGCACCTCCTAATTCTGCAATAAAGTATTTAAAGAAATTAAAAAAATATTTAAAAAATGGAGAAAAAATAGCCAGTATAAGTGGTCGTTTTTATTCTATGGATAGAAATAAGGTCTGGGAAAGAACAGAAAAAACTTACAATTTGATAGTTTCTGGAGAAGCTAAATATACAGCAGTAAGTGCAGAGGAAGCCATAAATAAAGCATACAAAAGAGGGGAAACAGATGAATTTATTCATCCAACAGTTTTAATAAATAAAAAAAGAAAACCAATATCAAAAATAAAAGATAACGATGTGGTATATTTTTATAATGCAAGAAGTGATAGAGCAAGACAGCTTACAAAAGCTTTTGTACAAAAGGATTTCATAAAGCACAATAAAGGTGCATTTAAGAGGAAAAATAAACCAAAAAATATTCGCTTTGTCGCGATGACAGATTTTGGGCCAGATTTAGAAGGTGTTTTAACTGCGTTTCCTAGTCCAGATATAAAAATGCCGCTAGCAAAAGCAATTGGAGAGGAATATAAACAACTTTATATATCAGAAACAGAGAAATATGCACATATTACATATTTTATAAATGGAGGTTATGCTGGTGCGGTAAATGGTGAAGATAGGGAAATGATAAGATCGGGCTGTCACTATTCTTATTCAGAAAAGCCACAGATGCATTGTAAAAATTTAACTAGTATTATTTTGGATTATATTAAAAAAGATAAATATAATTTTATTTGTGTAAATTATCCAAATGCGGATATTGTTGCACATACTGGAAATTTTAAATCTGCAAAAAAAGCATTAGGATTTCTGGATAAACAGATAAAACGACTAGTAAAAGGTGTTTTAAAAAAGAATGGGCAGGTGTTAATTATTGCAGATCATGGTAATGCTGAAGAAATGATTTACAAAAAAACAAAAGGAGTTAGAACAGAACACACAACAAACCCTGTCCCTTGTATTTTTATTAAGAAAAAAGTAAAAGATATAGAATTGAAAACAGGAGGAAAACTTGCCGATGTTGCACCAACGCTATTAAAAATAATGGATATTAAAAAACCAAAGGAGATGACCGGTAAATCTTTAATTTAA
- the rpsB gene encoding 30S ribosomal protein S2 has translation MKIPSIEEMLKAGVHFGHQKSRWHPKMDQFIFTDRNGVHVINLEKTQEELKKVLEIVKQMTSEGKVILFTTTKPHAKEIVKEAAISCGTPYLVDRWIGGMLTNFTEIQKLIKKYLTYKEEKATGEWERYTKKEALEKQRELDKMEEYISGISTLEKIPDVLFTPTVQQEKTAIVEANRLGVKVVGVCDTNANPIKVDYVIPGNDDAMNSIKMMSVLVANAVKEGKVEYEKNQKAQAQPVKAV, from the coding sequence ATGAAAATACCGAGTATAGAAGAAATGTTAAAGGCTGGAGTTCATTTTGGACACCAAAAATCACGCTGGCATCCAAAAATGGACCAATTCATTTTTACAGACAGAAATGGTGTTCATGTTATTAATTTAGAAAAAACACAAGAAGAACTTAAAAAAGTTTTAGAAATTGTAAAACAGATGACTTCAGAAGGAAAAGTTATTCTTTTCACAACTACAAAACCACATGCAAAAGAAATTGTAAAAGAAGCTGCTATTAGCTGTGGAACACCTTATTTGGTAGATCGTTGGATTGGTGGAATGCTTACAAACTTTACTGAAATTCAAAAACTGATTAAGAAATATTTAACTTATAAAGAAGAAAAAGCAACTGGTGAGTGGGAAAGATATACAAAAAAAGAAGCCTTAGAAAAACAAAGAGAATTGGATAAAATGGAAGAATATATTTCTGGTATCTCTACTTTAGAAAAAATACCAGATGTATTATTTACTCCTACAGTTCAACAAGAAAAAACCGCAATAGTAGAAGCAAACCGTCTTGGAGTAAAAGTTGTGGGTGTCTGTGATACAAATGCAAACCCAATAAAGGTTGATTATGTTATTCCAGGAAATGATGATGCTATGAACTCAATTAAAATGATGTCAGTTTTGGTAGCAAATGCTGTAAAAGAAGGAAAGGTGGAGTATGAAAAAAATCAAAAAGCACAGGCTCAACCTGTGAAAGCTGTATAA
- a CDS encoding DsbA family protein has product MSGFVELSKDNYIPKKPWYKKTLGILFLIFSFTITALTLAFLILLGYYLWNVKFGDPTELTEKFNNHFSFSTDIPLEARPEIEEDVSQFIRSFNPTLNNTNAPITIIAFIDFECPFSQESYPILKQVVSKYDSAINVVFKHFPLTSIHPNAVQAGLASTCAQDQGMFWEYYDLLFINKKLDYESLVKNAEDLNLNISIFQNCLTKQVHRANIEQDLKDGVSLGVRGTPTYIVNQTKLEGTTNLSSWDSIIVSELQK; this is encoded by the coding sequence ATGAGTGGTTTTGTAGAACTATCAAAAGACAATTATATTCCAAAAAAACCTTGGTACAAAAAGACGCTAGGTATTTTATTTTTAATTTTTTCTTTTACTATTACAGCTTTAACACTTGCTTTCTTAATACTTTTAGGGTATTATTTATGGAATGTTAAGTTTGGCGACCCGACAGAGCTTACAGAAAAATTCAACAACCACTTTAGCTTTAGTACGGATATTCCTTTGGAAGCCCGTCCAGAAATTGAAGAAGATGTTAGTCAATTTATAAGAAGCTTCAACCCAACGCTTAATAATACAAACGCTCCTATCACAATTATCGCATTTATAGATTTTGAATGCCCGTTTAGTCAGGAATCTTATCCTATACTTAAACAGGTAGTCTCAAAATACGACTCAGCCATAAATGTAGTATTTAAACACTTTCCACTTACAAGTATTCATCCAAATGCAGTTCAAGCTGGGCTTGCTTCCACTTGCGCGCAAGATCAGGGAATGTTTTGGGAATATTATGATCTGCTTTTTATAAATAAAAAGTTGGATTATGAATCTTTGGTAAAAAATGCAGAAGATTTAAATTTAAATATTTCAATTTTTCAAAACTGCCTAACAAAACAGGTGCACCGTGCAAATATAGAACAAGACTTAAAAGATGGTGTTAGTTTAGGTGTAAGAGGAACTCCAACCTATATTGTAAACCAAACAAAACTAGAAGGCACTACAAACTTGTCTAGTTGGGATTCTATAATAGTAAGTGAACTACAAAAATAA
- the eno gene encoding phosphopyruvate hydratase, which translates to MSKKTNIKSVKAREILDSRGNPTIETEVLLVDGSIGIACVPSGASTGIHEAVELRDGGKRYGGKGVLKAVENVNKKINKLLKGEDASKQRELDRLMIELDGTENKSKLGANAILAVSLASARACANSKKVPLYKYIRSAFKLQEKTWVMPIPTMNVLNGGRHADNKLSVQEFMLVPVKGSFAEKVMVGSEIFQTLKVLLKEKKLNTAVGDEGGFAPNLTFNEEALKLLMKAIKKAGYIAGKDVMLASDIAASEFYKDRKYFFNSSKIGIKAEEMMKILSGWIKKYPFISLEDPFAEDDWENWASFTREVGKKVAIIGDDLFVTNVKRLKKGIDRKVGNAILIKLNQIGTLSQTIDAIYLAKKNKYKVSVSHRSGETCDTFIADLSVAVNADFIKTGSLSRSERVGKYNRLMKIESELK; encoded by the coding sequence ATGAGTAAAAAAACTAATATAAAATCTGTAAAAGCAAGGGAGATATTAGATTCACGAGGAAACCCAACTATCGAGACAGAGGTTTTATTGGTCGATGGTTCTATTGGTATTGCCTGTGTTCCGAGTGGTGCCTCTACTGGAATTCATGAAGCTGTGGAGCTTCGAGATGGTGGAAAAAGATATGGTGGAAAAGGGGTTTTGAAAGCTGTTGAAAATGTAAATAAAAAAATCAACAAACTCTTGAAAGGTGAGGACGCTAGTAAACAAAGAGAATTGGATAGATTAATGATAGAATTGGATGGAACAGAAAACAAAAGTAAACTTGGTGCAAATGCTATTTTGGCGGTTTCTTTGGCTTCTGCTAGAGCTTGTGCAAATTCCAAAAAAGTTCCACTTTATAAATATATTCGTAGTGCTTTTAAACTTCAAGAAAAAACTTGGGTAATGCCGATACCTACTATGAATGTGTTGAATGGGGGGAGGCATGCAGACAATAAACTTTCTGTGCAGGAGTTTATGCTTGTGCCTGTAAAAGGAAGTTTTGCAGAAAAAGTAATGGTCGGATCAGAAATATTTCAGACTTTAAAAGTATTATTGAAAGAGAAAAAATTAAATACTGCCGTTGGAGATGAGGGTGGTTTTGCACCAAACTTAACTTTTAATGAGGAGGCGTTAAAATTATTAATGAAAGCTATTAAAAAAGCTGGATATATTGCTGGGAAAGATGTAATGCTTGCTTCAGACATTGCAGCTTCAGAATTTTATAAAGATAGAAAATATTTTTTTAACAGCTCAAAAATAGGGATAAAAGCAGAAGAAATGATGAAAATTTTATCAGGTTGGATTAAAAAATATCCTTTTATTTCTTTGGAAGATCCTTTTGCAGAAGATGATTGGGAAAATTGGGCAAGTTTTACTCGTGAAGTTGGAAAAAAAGTTGCTATTATTGGAGACGATCTTTTTGTGACAAATGTAAAAAGATTGAAAAAAGGAATAGATAGAAAAGTTGGAAATGCAATTTTAATTAAATTAAATCAAATAGGAACACTTAGTCAAACGATAGATGCAATTTATCTGGCAAAGAAAAATAAGTACAAAGTTTCAGTTTCTCACAGATCTGGAGAAACTTGCGATACTTTTATTGCAGATTTGTCTGTGGCAGTAAACGCGGATTTTATAAAAACAGGTTCTCTTTCTCGTTCGGAGCGTGTGGGAAAATACAACAGATTGATGAAGATTGAAAGTGAATTAAAATAA
- a CDS encoding SIMPL domain-containing protein (The SIMPL domain is named for its presence in mouse protein SIMPL (signalling molecule that associates with mouse pelle-like kinase). Bacterial member BP26, from Brucella, was shown to assemble into a channel-like structure, while YggE from E. coli has been associated with resistance to oxidative stress.), whose amino-acid sequence MPVLKNGPKILEKMKMNKCESHSKSLTKKIIGVFLAILLLYLIVLVGTMIRNNTQKYHYIGQADRAERTINISASGKAVVTPDIATITMGIVSESETVVEAQEKNTLIMNRLFIQLDELGIERRDVKTQDYSVYPMYNYKEGDRELTGYTVNQDVVVKVRNVDNSGKVLALVGELGLNRVGGVSFSIDDTEVYKNEARQDALKNALEKAKIIAKTLGLEVVGVVSYNEYEQSGIVPYYAKLESGFGGDASEPNIETGTSDVVMNINVLFEIR is encoded by the coding sequence ATGCCTGTCTTAAAAAATGGACCGAAAATTTTGGAAAAAATGAAAATGAATAAGTGTGAGTCTCACTCAAAAAGTTTAACTAAAAAAATAATTGGAGTTTTTCTTGCTATTTTACTGTTGTATCTTATTGTGTTGGTTGGCACAATGATTAGAAATAATACCCAAAAATATCATTATATTGGGCAGGCAGATCGTGCTGAAAGAACAATAAATATCTCAGCATCAGGAAAAGCTGTTGTAACACCAGACATAGCAACAATTACAATGGGTATTGTTTCAGAAAGTGAAACAGTTGTAGAGGCACAAGAAAAAAACACCTTAATAATGAATAGGTTATTTATTCAGTTAGATGAGTTGGGAATTGAAAGAAGAGATGTAAAAACACAGGACTATTCTGTTTATCCAATGTATAACTACAAAGAAGGGGATAGAGAATTGACGGGTTATACTGTAAACCAAGATGTGGTTGTAAAGGTTAGAAATGTAGATAATTCAGGAAAAGTTCTGGCTTTGGTTGGAGAGCTTGGGTTGAACAGGGTTGGTGGAGTTAGTTTTTCAATTGATGACACAGAGGTTTATAAAAATGAAGCACGACAAGATGCTTTAAAAAATGCTCTTGAAAAAGCTAAAATAATTGCAAAAACACTAGGTCTGGAGGTTGTTGGCGTAGTCTCATATAATGAGTACGAACAAAGTGGAATTGTTCCTTATTATGCTAAACTTGAGTCAGGTTTTGGTGGGGATGCCTCTGAGCCAAATATTGAAACTGGAACTTCAGATGTGGTTATGAATATAAATGTTTTGTTTGAAATAAGATAA
- the tsf gene encoding translation elongation factor Ts: MSINTSDISRLREQTGAGILDCKKALEEAGGNYDSAVDILRKLGGAKAAKRAGKIAAEGVVVSYIHGQNKIATLVELNCETDFVAKNDKFVELAKDIAMHIVAASPIYLNREEVPVEVVTKERDIYREQLRTEGKPDEIIEKILEGKLNKFYSEICLMDQSYVKDEDKTIAELLTTATAEIGEKISLRRFARYEVGEGMEKKSCDFVAEVAEQMEK; this comes from the coding sequence ATGTCAATAAACACAAGTGATATTTCAAGACTTCGTGAGCAAACTGGTGCAGGAATTTTGGATTGTAAAAAGGCTTTGGAAGAGGCTGGTGGAAATTATGACTCAGCAGTGGATATTTTGCGTAAATTAGGTGGAGCAAAAGCTGCAAAGCGCGCAGGAAAAATTGCTGCAGAAGGTGTGGTTGTAAGCTACATTCATGGCCAAAATAAAATTGCTACTTTGGTAGAATTAAACTGTGAAACTGACTTTGTGGCAAAAAATGATAAATTTGTTGAATTGGCAAAAGATATTGCCATGCATATCGTTGCAGCTTCTCCAATTTATTTGAACCGCGAAGAAGTTCCAGTAGAGGTTGTAACAAAAGAAAGAGATATTTATAGAGAACAGCTACGAACAGAAGGAAAACCAGATGAAATTATAGAGAAAATTTTGGAAGGAAAATTGAATAAATTTTATTCAGAAATTTGTTTGATGGATCAATCTTATGTAAAAGATGAAGACAAAACAATTGCAGAACTTTTGACCACAGCAACAGCTGAAATAGGTGAAAAGATTAGTTTGCGTCGTTTTGCTAGATATGAAGTTGGTGAAGGAATGGAAAAGAAAAGCTGTGATTTTGTAGCAGAAGTTGCAGAACAGATGGAAAAATAA